The Corallococcus silvisoli genome contains the following window.
TGCAGGCGCTCCTGGCCGTCACCTTCGCCGGCACGGGGCTGTGGAAGCTCCTCACCCCCATCCCCAGGATCGCCGAGCTGATCCCCTGGGCTGGACAGGTCCCCGCGGCCTTCTTCCTCGCGACGGGCGTGATCGATCTCCTGGGCGGAGTCGGGCTCGTGCTGCCCGCGCTGACGCGCATCCAGCCAGGCCTGACCTGGCTCGCGGCGCTGGGGTGCGCGCTCCTTCAGGTGAGCGCCATCGTCTTTCACCTGTCACGCGGTGAAGCGGCGAATACGCCCTTCAACTTCTTCCTCGTGTTCCTCGCGCTCTTCGTCGTCTGGGGACGGCGCTCGAAGTGGCCCATCCCGCCGCGTGCGTGAGGCGCGGGAGTCCCTTGAAGGGCCTGTCCGCCCGCCGGGCCGGGACGCTCCATTATCAAGCACGGCTTCAAAGCCCATCCGATCCCCGGCGCCTAGTCTTGCGCGAACGAAGACCGTATCTCTCTCCACCTGACCGGAGAAACCCTCCCTTCATCCAGGAGCAGAGAGATGCAGAAGATTCAAGCTTGGGGAGCTGCCGCGGCGGGGACTCCGCTCGCGCCCATGATCATCGAGCGGCGCGAGCCGGGCCTTCACGACGTCGTCCTCGACGTCCTGTTCTGTGGCGTCTGCCACTCCGACATCCATCAGGCGCGCGATGAGTGGTCGGGCGGCGTCTTCCCCATGGTCCCGGGGCACGAAGTCGTGGGGCGGGTCGCGCGACTTGGGAGCGGAGTCACCAAGTTCAAGGTCGGTGACATCGCGGGCGTGGGCTGCATGGTCGATTCGTGCCGGACGTGCGGCCCCTGCAAGGAGGACCTGGAGCAGTTCTGCCAGGAGGGCAATGCGCCCACCTACAACGGCACCGAGATGGACCGGAAGACCCCCACCTATGGCGGCTATTCCAGCCAGCTCGTGGTGGACGAACGTTTCGCCCTGCGCATCCCCGCGGGCATGGACCCCGCGGCCGCCGCCCCCCTGCTGTGTGCCGGCATCACCACGTACTCGCCCCTGCGCCAGAGTGGCTGCAAGCCGGGCGACCGCGTGGGAGTGGTTGGACTCGGCGGGCTGGGCCACATGGCGGTGAAGCTGGCGGCATCCATGGGGGCCCAGGTGACGGTCCTGAGCACGTCCAGCGGCAAGGAAGCCGACGCCCGCCGGCTCGGCGCCACCGACTTCGTGGTGACGAAGGACGCGGAGTCCTTCCAACGGCTGGCGGGTCGGCTGGACCTGTTGATCGACACCGTCTCCGCGCCACATGACTACAACGCCTATCTCGGGTTGCTCCGCCCTCGGGGCACGATGGCCATCGTCGGAGCGCCGGCGACCGCGTCGCCGCTCCATCCGTTCTCGCTCATCCTCGGGGGCAAGCGGCTCCTGGGCTCGATCATCGGCGGCATCGCCGAGACGCAGGAGATGCTCGACCACTGCGCCAGGCATGGCATTGCCTCGGACATCGAGGTCATCCCCATCCAGAAGATCAACGAGGCCTACGAGCGGGTGCTCAAGAGTGACGTCCGCTACCGCTTCGTCATCGACATGGCGAGCTTGAAAGGCTGACAGACCAGCCCGAATCGCTCCCGATGTTTCGGGAGCCCACTCAGGAGAAGATGCGATGAAGAAACGCATGTTGGGAAAGAGCGGCCTGGAGGTCTCGGCCCTCGGGTTCGGCTGCATGGGGATGAGCTTTGGCTACGGCCCGCCGATGGACCGGCAGCAGGGAATCTCGCTCATCCGCGCGGCTTTCGAGCAGGGCGTCACGTTCTTCGACACGGCCGAGGCGTACGGCCCGTTCACCAACGAGGAGCTCGTGGGCGAGGCCGTCGCGCCCTTCCGTGCCCAGGTGGCCATCGCGACGAAGTTCGGGTTCAAGTTCGATGCGAACGGGCAGCAGGTGGGCACTGACAGCAGGCCCGAGCACATCAAGCAGGTCGCCGAGGCAGCGCTCAAGCGGCTCAAGGTGGAGGCCATCGACCTCTTCTACCAACACCGCGTGGACCCGGCCGTGCCCATCGAGGATGTCGCCGGGGCCGTGCAGGACCTCATCCGTGAGGGCAAGGTGAAGCACTTCGGCCTCTCGGAGGCGGGGGCGAAGACCCTCCGTCGCGCGCACGCGGTGCAGCCGGTCGCCGCCATCCAGAGCGAATACTCGCTGTGGACGCGAAACCCGGAGGCGGAGGTGCTGCCCACCTGCGAGGAGCTTGGGATCGGGTTCGTCCCGTTCAGTCCGCTGGGGAAGGGATTCCTGACGGGCAAGATGGATGCCCAGACCCGGTTCGACAAGGGGGACTTCCGGAACATCCTCCCGCGCTTCACGCCGGAGGCCCTTGGGGCGAATCAAGCCCTGGTCGAGTTGTTGGGCAAGGTCGCGGCGCGCAAGAAGGCGACGGCGGCGCAGGTCGCGCTCGCGTGGCTCCTCGCGCAGAAGCCGTGGATCGTCCCCATTCCGGGCACGACGAAGCTGAGTCGGCTGGAGGAGAACAACGGCGCGGCGGGCATCGACCTGTCCGCCGACGAGCTGCGCGAAATCGAGACCGCGGCTTCGAGCATCGCCGTGCATGGCGCGCGCTACCCGGAGCACCTGGAGCGCAGGACCGGTCTCTGAGGGCACGTCTCCGCGGCCCTGGCACCTCGCGGGTCACTTCACGCCGCGAAGGGCCAGCTCCCTGGCCGCCTCGATGAAGAGGCGCAGCGGCCCGGAGCGTTGCGCGCGGCTGGGGAAGTAGAGGAAGTAGCCAGGAACCGTGGGCGCGTAGGGTTCGAGCACCCGCACCAGTTGCCCGCTGTTCAGCTCCTCCATCACCCTGGGTTCGAACGCGTACGCCAGCCCCAGGCCCATCTTCGCCATCGAGGAGCACATCAGGCCATCGTTGGTGACGACGCCGCCGCGGACCGGCACGCGCCAGGTCCTCCGCCCCCGCTCCAGCTCCCAGGCATAGAGCGTCCCGGTGGTCGGGGAGCGGAAGGTGATGCACTCGTGGTGCAGCAGGTCCTCGGGGCGCTGCGGTGTCCCGTGCCGCGCCAGGTATTCGGGCGTGCCCACCACCACGAAGCGAAACGGATCCGTGAGCCGGACCTGCACCATGTCGCGCTCGATGGTCTCGCTCAGCCGGACGCCCGCGTCAAAGCCCCCCGCGACGATGTCCACGAGGCGGTCTTCGAGCGACACCTCGACCTCCACACGTGGGTGACGCGCGCGAAAGGTCGGCAGCACCGGGTCGATGATGAAGGGCACCGCGGCCCGAGGCAGCGACAGCCGCAGCCGGCCCACGGCCTCGCCCGGTTGGGCCGAGACCTCGGTGAGGGTCGCGGTCGCCTGCGCCAGCGCCGGCCCCGCGCCTTCCACCAGCCGCCTCCCGGCGTCCGTCAGTGAAACGCTGCGCGTCGTGCGGGCGAGCAGCACCACGCGCAGGTGCTTCTCGAGCTGCCGCACGGACTGACTCACGGCGGCCGTGGAGACGCCCAGCTCGCGCGCCGCGCCGCTGAAGCTGCGCTGACGCGCCACCACGAGGAACACCTGCAGCTGGGGGAGGAGGGCCGGCTTCATCGCGATAGCTCCTGTGAGGCTTCGGGAAACCTCGCCCGACCCCGCGCGCGGACTCACCCAGGGGCCAGTCCGGCCCCGAGGGTGCCGCGCTCGATTTTCAATCATTGCTTAAGAGCCCATCCGCCTCGGGCTGTCCAGTCGGCCTGGGGTCCAGCGTGGACTTCCATGCGGGAGGTGGGCGCACGCCACTCTCAATCGCCTGTGGATTCCGCCGGGTCAGAAGCACTGGCACGGTGCCTCGCCCACCACCGCCATGACCCACCTGGCCAGCCAGGAGGCGAGCGACGGCATGGTCGTCGAGTGGATGGAGAAGGTCACTGACGCGCAGTACGGCGCGCAGCCCTGAGTCCCCCCGCGAGCCGCTCCCGCGTCAGACCCGTGAGGTGCCCATGCCCGTCATGGGGTTGGCGCCTATGAGCCGGTTCGACGCCGCGTTCCCCGGCCCCGCGCGCCCTCATGCTCGCAGCCTGCGTGCGAAGAACGCGAGGATCTCATCGCGCGCCGCCAGGGTGGGCTCTCCCGCGGCGTCGATGAGGTGTGCTGTCACGACGCTGTGCGGGCTCCCGATGACCTCCGCGAAGAATGGAGGCGGGGTCGGGTTCGCCGCGGACGACGGGAGCACCCTCGGAACGAAGCGGTCTCCGAGCGCGGCCGCGTAGGCCTGGAACCGCTGGGCCGTACAGAAGCGGTCCCCCTCGAACCGATAGGCGAGCACCGTCAGGTCATCGCGCTCCAGCCGCTCCCGCACCGCGGACGCCTCATCCTGCGAGAGCTGGATCGCGCCGGGGTCGTTCAGCGGCAACGACGGCTGGCAGAGGACGGGCGCGAGCATCGCGCGCTCCAGCATCAGGGTGAGCGCGAAGTTCCCCGTGAAGCACATCCCGATCGCGCCGACCCCCGGCCCCCCACACTCCTGATGCGCGAGGCTCGCGAGCGCGCGCAGCCACTGGGTCACGGGGCTCGACCCATTCGCCGCGAACGCCCGAAACTCCGCGCTCACGCAAGCGCGCTGCAGGACCGCGCGCCCCTCCCCCGCGAGTGGGTAGGCGCCGTCGCGGCCGAAGAGCGAAGGCATGTAGACCGTGAAGCCCGCGTCCCTCACCCAACGCGCGAAGCGCGCGACGTGTGGGCTGATGCCGGGCATCTCGGCCAGCACGATGACGGCGGGGCCGCTGCCGGTGACATGGACCGCCTTCTGCTGGTCCTGCAGGGTGATGTCGCGACGCTCGAAGTCATCGAGCGGATCGTCGGCCGTGGTTTCGTTCGAGAGAGTCATGCGCCGACGATGAGCGAGAAGCCGGTCGGGGCCAAGTGGCAGGAATGACAACCTTCGGTCTAATATCGCCACATGGTGACGCACCTGGTTTTCGACGGAGTCGCGGACGGTCCACTGGGCGTCGGACTGGATGTCATGAGCACCGCCGCGCGTCTCCTGCGCTCGGGGCTCGTCACGGCGTCCGTGCCCGAGCGGGCCTTGCGCCAGTGCGTGGTGTCGGTGGATGGCAGGCCCGTCCGCACGGGCGCCGGGCGCACGTTGCCCGTCGACGGTGCGCTGTCGGCGCGCGGGCTCCGGGAGGGGGACGTGCTGGCGCTGCCGGGGCTCGGGGCGGCCACCGAGTCCCAGGTCGCCGGGCTCCTCCAGCGGCCCGACATCTCGCGCGGAGTGGAACTCCTCACGCGCGCTGCGAGGAAGCGCGTCGTGCTGGCGGCATCGTGCTCGGCGACGTTCGTGCTGGCGGCCTCCGGTGCTCTGGACGGGCGGCAGGCAACGACCACGTGGTGGCTCAGCGGTGCCTTCGCGCGACGCTTCGCGGGGGTGACGCTGCGCGCGGACAGGATGGTCGTGGACGCGGGGAGCGTGCTCACCGCGGGCTCCGCGTTCGCGCACGCGGACCTGATGCTCGCCATCGTGGCGCGCACGGCGAGCCCGGCGCTGGCGCACCTGGTGGCGCGCTACCTGGTGCTCGACGAGCGCACCTCGCAGTCGCGCTACATGGTGACGGAGCACCTTCGCAGCTCGGACCCGTCGGTCCGGGAACTGGAAGCGTTCGTGCTGGCGAACATCGAGCGGCAGGTGTCGATTCAGCAGATGGCTCGCGCCACGGCCACCTCGCCCCGCACCCTGGCGCGGAGGGTCGAGGATGCGCTCGGCACGACGCCCCATCGCTTCGCGCAACGGCTTCGGATCTCCCGCGCGGTGCACCTGCTCGAGACGACCCGCGACTCCGTGGAGAGCATCGCGGCGCGTGTGGGCTACGCGGACGCAGCGGCGTTCCGGCGCGTCTTCCGTCGTGAAACCGGAGAGGCGCCCCGAGCGAAGCGGACGGGCAGCCTCCGGTCGCGAGCCGGTGAAGTCACCCGGAGGGCCCGTGGGGACGGCGGCGGCGCGGAGCGGTCACGTTGACGGCCCTCGGGGTGAACGCGACGATGAACGCATGAAGAAGAGAGTCCTCGTGACTGGCAGTGCCGGCCACCTGGGCGAGGCGCTGATGCGTACGCTGCTTCGCCAGGGACATGACGCCATCGGTGTCGACCGGCTTCCTTCCCCGTTCACCCAGCGCGTCGGCACCCTCGTCGACCGCGCCTTCGTGCGCGACTGCATGGACGGCGTCGAGGCGGTGCTTCATGCGGCGACCCTGCACAAGCCCCATGTCGCGACGCACTCGCGCCAGGCCTTCCTCGACACCAACCTGACCGGGACGCTGAACCTGCTCGAGGAGGCGGTGGCGGCGCGCGTGGGCGCCTTCGTCTTCACCAGCACCACCAGCACCTTCGGTCGTGCGCTCGTGCCGCCCGAAGGCGAGCCCGCAGCGTGGATCACCGAGGCGGTGGTGCCGGTGCCGAAGAACATCTACGGCGTCACCAAGGTCGCCGCGGAGGACCTGTGCGAGCTGACCCACCGCGACGCGGGCCTGCCATGCATCGTGCTGCGCACCTCCCGCTTCTTTCCCGAGGGGGACGACGACGCGGCGATGCGCAGCGCCTACGAGGACACCAACGCGAAGGTCAACGAGTTCCTCTATCGCCGAGTCGAGATCGAAGACGTCGTCGACGCGCACCTGCTCGCGATGACCAAGGCGCGGTCGATTGGCTTTGGCCGCTACATCATCAGCGCGACCACGCCCTTCACCCGTGACGACCTGGCGCTCCTGCGCACCGACGCGCCCGCGGTCGTGCGCCGGTACGCGCCCGAGTTCGAGGCGCTGTATCAGCAGCGCGGCTGGGCCATGTTTCCCACCATCGAGCGCGTGTACGTCAATGAGCTCGCGCGGACGCAGCTGGGATGGCGGCCCCGGTGGGACTTCCGGAGCGTGCTGCAGGAGCTGCTGCTCTCGCGGAGTCACCGCAGCGAGCTCTCGCGAATCGTCGGTTCGAAGGGGTACCACGCGGAGCCTGCGACACCTGTCTGAGCGGACCGCTCCGGGGGCATGTGGGCCCGGCGTCCGCTGGGCAGCGGGGGCCGCCGCCGCGACAGGCGCGGCGTTCGCCCTGTCCGTCGACGCGGCTCAACGGGATGACGTGTTCACCTGGCCGCGGAGCTTCAGGACGTAGAGGAAGTCCTTCTCCGTACGCCCGCGCGCCACCACCAGCCCATCGCGCAGGATGACCACCTCCTCCATCGCGTCGTGGAAGTGCACCAGCGGCGTGATGTCCCGCCTCTGGTGGAACGCCACGGGGCCGTCTCCCAGCGCCTCCCAGAGCGGCCGGCGCAGGGCCTCCTCGGGCGCCACCGCTCCCTCGACCTCCCCGCGAAGGGCGCCCGTCTCCAGGTCGAAGAATCGGGTGATCTGGTCATTGGCTTGGGTGATGGCGACGCTCTCGCCCAGGGCGACCGCGAAGGCCAGCGCTGGGTGGGGCCACGCGTGCAGGAGCACCCCGGTGCGCGCGTCGTAGAGGCGCACGACGCGATCCATGCCGCAGACCGCCAGGAGGGTTCCATCCGCGGAGAGCCCCAGGCCGACGGGCTCCTCCGAGGTCTCGATGACGCTCGACGAACCTCCAGTCAGGTCGAACAGCTCCACCGCCCCCGAGGCCTGACCCACCGCGAGACGGGGTGCCCGCTCCGCGGTGGCCCAGGACGGCTGGGGATCCATGAGCGCTTCGGTGTCGACGATCCGCTCTCCGCTCATGACGTCATGCACCTGCAAGCGGGAGTCTTCCGGGTAGCACGTCACCAGGTGCGCGCCGTCCGGAGTGAAGGCCACCACGTCGGCCGTTCCCCCGGGGCCGTGAAATGCGTGCAGCAAGGCCCCGTCGGTCGCGCGCCACAGCCGCACCGTGTCCGGCTCCACGGGTCCGGCCAGGAGCTGGCCGTCGGGGGAGAAGGCGATGGGCTGCTCGGAGAGGAGGACATCCGGCCCTTCGGGCGGGCCCGGCGGTGCCGCGAGCACGCGCTCCGGCGCGAGCGTTCGCAGGTCCATCACCTGGACGCCCGCGTGGAGGGGTGATTCACCCGAGCGCCGGATGGAGTACGCCGCCCGCTCGCCTCCGGGCGAGACTCCCCATGGATGGTGGCCCGCCTCGGCGGGGTCGTTGGGAAACGCGCGCGCGTGGCCCTGGGCGTCGATGGCGAGCGACGACTGGAGCCGCCGTGCGATGGCCATGCTCCCCTCCGAGGGGCCCCACAGCGCCAGGACGCCATCCCCCTCGGCGAGCAGCGTGGGCGGGACCTCCGCATCCAGGTCGTTGACGCGCACCCGTCCGTCCGAGGCCGTGAGGGCATAGCGCCTCCCGTTGGGGTGGAAGGCCACGCTTCGCTGGCGCCAGTTGTGGGGGTACGGGCGCGTCAGCAGGACCTCTCCTGTGCGCGCGTCCAGCACCTCCACGCGGTTGAACGTGAGCGCCCCCAGGCGGGTGTCGTCGAGCCACGCCACGCTGGAGTAGACAACGTGCCCGCTCGACCCGGGCGTCAGCTTCCAGTCGCGGGTCTCGGCCCGCGCGATGCCGTTGTCGGTGCTCATCGCGAGCCACCGCCCGTCGGGGCTGAAGGCGATGGACTCGACGGGCATCTGGGAGGGGAGGACCGCCACGACCGTGCCCGTCTCGGTGTCCCAGACGCGAACCGTGTTGTCCGAGGCGCCCGAGGCGAGCCACCGCCCAGAGGGATGGAAGGCCACGCACAGCACGGACTGCTGGTGGCCCTCCAGCGTGCGCACCTCCTGGCCGGATTCGACGTCGACCAGGCGCACCACCCACCCGAGGTTCGCGGCGGCGAGCCACCTCCCGTCGGGACTGAACGCCACCGACGTCACCTGCCCCTCTTGCCGGGTCAGCGCGTGCAGGAGCGCGCCCGTGCGCACGTCCCAGATGCGCGCTTCATGGTCGCGGGAGCCCGACGCCAGCCGCGTGCTGTCCGGGCTCCACGCGACGCTGCGCACCTCCGCCTCATGACCCGCCATCACCCGCAGGCGCTGGCCCGTGGCGAGGTCCCAGACGCTCACGTTCCGCTCGTCCTCCCATGACCCCGTCGCCAGCATCGTCCCCGACGGGCTGAAGTTTGCGCAGAGCACGATGGCGCCGTGAGGGAGGACTTGATCCGTGGAGTCCAGCTCGCCACGCAGCGGCAGCAGCGACTCCAGCCAGGGCCCGCCCCCAGCGGCATCCCGCTGCCCGCGCCAGAGCTTCGCTAGTTGGAACAGGTGTGCCTCTGGATGGGTCCAGGCGCCTCGCGCTTCCGGAGGGTAGTGCGACGCGACGTCTGGCGCGTCGAACCAGCGCAGGCGGTTGTAGAGACATTGAAACAGCGCCTCTGGATGCTCGCGCAGGAAGTCCGCGTCGAGCGCGACGGCGCTCCGGAGGAAGCGCAGCGTCCGCGGGCCCACGATGGGACCTCCTGCCGTGGACACACGGGCCTCCGCGGGCGTCCGCGCGAGTCCGTCATCCAGGGCGGCCATGAGCGCGTCCACGCCCCCGGCCTTCAGCAGCCGTTCGAGGGTGGGCAGGTCGGTGAGTGACGCGAGGGACGGGGAGTCAGGGGACATGGTGGCGCCGGGGCAGTGAGGCCTGGAGGGTACTCGCACCCAGCGTGCGCCGGTGGCTCGAAGATGCCCGTGACCGAGCTGGGAACAGCCGGCCGTCGCCCGGGTGTGAGCACGCAATCGGGGCGGCGGCTCACACTTGGGCTCGGGACGCGCCTCCGCTATTTTCTGGCGATGACATCCACTCCCCGGCTCGACGCTCAGGTCACCTCATGAACATCACGAGGTTGCGAACCTTCGTCGTGGGCGCTTCGGTCCTCCTCTCGCTCTCAGGCTGTGCCACCACGGGCACGCAGCGCCCGGTGGAGGCTCACGCCGCGCCGGCCAAGGTGGTCGAGCTGGCCGGGGCCTTGAAGCCCTTCGCTTTCCTCCTGGGCACCTGGGATGCGGCGGGCGGCGGTACGCCCGGCGCGTCGGCGGGGACCTTCACGTTCCAACCCGATGTGCAGGGGCAGGTGCTGGTCCGCCGGAACGAGTCCTCGACGCCCGCTGGAATCCATGAGGACTTGATGGTCCTCTATCTGCCGACGCCCGACGCGGTCCGCGCGAGCTACTTCGACAACGAGGGGCATGTCCTGCAGTACGCGGCCCACGCGGAGGACTCACCCGCGAGCGCCGAGTTCGTCACCGACGAAGGCCGCGGCGGCCCCCGCTTCCGGCTCTCGTATCGGCTGAACGCGGACGGCACGCTCAACGTCAAATTCGAGATCGCCCCACCCGGAGCCGAGTTCCGGACGTACCTGGAAGGCACCGCT
Protein-coding sequences here:
- a CDS encoding WD40 repeat domain-containing protein, whose amino-acid sequence is MSPDSPSLASLTDLPTLERLLKAGGVDALMAALDDGLARTPAEARVSTAGGPIVGPRTLRFLRSAVALDADFLREHPEALFQCLYNRLRWFDAPDVASHYPPEARGAWTHPEAHLFQLAKLWRGQRDAAGGGPWLESLLPLRGELDSTDQVLPHGAIVLCANFSPSGTMLATGSWEDERNVSVWDLATGQRLRVMAGHEAEVRSVAWSPDSTRLASGSRDHEARIWDVRTGALLHALTRQEGQVTSVAFSPDGRWLAAANLGWVVRLVDVESGQEVRTLEGHQQSVLCVAFHPSGRWLASGASDNTVRVWDTETGTVVAVLPSQMPVESIAFSPDGRWLAMSTDNGIARAETRDWKLTPGSSGHVVYSSVAWLDDTRLGALTFNRVEVLDARTGEVLLTRPYPHNWRQRSVAFHPNGRRYALTASDGRVRVNDLDAEVPPTLLAEGDGVLALWGPSEGSMAIARRLQSSLAIDAQGHARAFPNDPAEAGHHPWGVSPGGERAAYSIRRSGESPLHAGVQVMDLRTLAPERVLAAPPGPPEGPDVLLSEQPIAFSPDGQLLAGPVEPDTVRLWRATDGALLHAFHGPGGTADVVAFTPDGAHLVTCYPEDSRLQVHDVMSGERIVDTEALMDPQPSWATAERAPRLAVGQASGAVELFDLTGGSSSVIETSEEPVGLGLSADGTLLAVCGMDRVVRLYDARTGVLLHAWPHPALAFAVALGESVAITQANDQITRFFDLETGALRGEVEGAVAPEEALRRPLWEALGDGPVAFHQRRDITPLVHFHDAMEEVVILRDGLVVARGRTEKDFLYVLKLRGQVNTSSR
- a CDS encoding GlxA family transcriptional regulator, which gives rise to MSTAARLLRSGLVTASVPERALRQCVVSVDGRPVRTGAGRTLPVDGALSARGLREGDVLALPGLGAATESQVAGLLQRPDISRGVELLTRAARKRVVLAASCSATFVLAASGALDGRQATTTWWLSGAFARRFAGVTLRADRMVVDAGSVLTAGSAFAHADLMLAIVARTASPALAHLVARYLVLDERTSQSRYMVTEHLRSSDPSVRELEAFVLANIERQVSIQQMARATATSPRTLARRVEDALGTTPHRFAQRLRISRAVHLLETTRDSVESIAARVGYADAAAFRRVFRRETGEAPRAKRTGSLRSRAGEVTRRARGDGGGAERSR
- a CDS encoding NAD-dependent epimerase/dehydratase family protein encodes the protein MKKRVLVTGSAGHLGEALMRTLLRQGHDAIGVDRLPSPFTQRVGTLVDRAFVRDCMDGVEAVLHAATLHKPHVATHSRQAFLDTNLTGTLNLLEEAVAARVGAFVFTSTTSTFGRALVPPEGEPAAWITEAVVPVPKNIYGVTKVAAEDLCELTHRDAGLPCIVLRTSRFFPEGDDDAAMRSAYEDTNAKVNEFLYRRVEIEDVVDAHLLAMTKARSIGFGRYIISATTPFTRDDLALLRTDAPAVVRRYAPEFEALYQQRGWAMFPTIERVYVNELARTQLGWRPRWDFRSVLQELLLSRSHRSELSRIVGSKGYHAEPATPV
- a CDS encoding NAD(P)-dependent alcohol dehydrogenase; translation: MQKIQAWGAAAAGTPLAPMIIERREPGLHDVVLDVLFCGVCHSDIHQARDEWSGGVFPMVPGHEVVGRVARLGSGVTKFKVGDIAGVGCMVDSCRTCGPCKEDLEQFCQEGNAPTYNGTEMDRKTPTYGGYSSQLVVDERFALRIPAGMDPAAAAPLLCAGITTYSPLRQSGCKPGDRVGVVGLGGLGHMAVKLAASMGAQVTVLSTSSGKEADARRLGATDFVVTKDAESFQRLAGRLDLLIDTVSAPHDYNAYLGLLRPRGTMAIVGAPATASPLHPFSLILGGKRLLGSIIGGIAETQEMLDHCARHGIASDIEVIPIQKINEAYERVLKSDVRYRFVIDMASLKG
- a CDS encoding DoxX family protein; amino-acid sequence: MQALLAVTFAGTGLWKLLTPIPRIAELIPWAGQVPAAFFLATGVIDLLGGVGLVLPALTRIQPGLTWLAALGCALLQVSAIVFHLSRGEAANTPFNFFLVFLALFVVWGRRSKWPIPPRA
- a CDS encoding LysR family transcriptional regulator, producing MKPALLPQLQVFLVVARQRSFSGAARELGVSTAAVSQSVRQLEKHLRVVLLARTTRSVSLTDAGRRLVEGAGPALAQATATLTEVSAQPGEAVGRLRLSLPRAAVPFIIDPVLPTFRARHPRVEVEVSLEDRLVDIVAGGFDAGVRLSETIERDMVQVRLTDPFRFVVVGTPEYLARHGTPQRPEDLLHHECITFRSPTTGTLYAWELERGRRTWRVPVRGGVVTNDGLMCSSMAKMGLGLAYAFEPRVMEELNSGQLVRVLEPYAPTVPGYFLYFPSRAQRSGPLRLFIEAARELALRGVK
- a CDS encoding aldo/keto reductase, whose protein sequence is MKKRMLGKSGLEVSALGFGCMGMSFGYGPPMDRQQGISLIRAAFEQGVTFFDTAEAYGPFTNEELVGEAVAPFRAQVAIATKFGFKFDANGQQVGTDSRPEHIKQVAEAALKRLKVEAIDLFYQHRVDPAVPIEDVAGAVQDLIREGKVKHFGLSEAGAKTLRRAHAVQPVAAIQSEYSLWTRNPEAEVLPTCEELGIGFVPFSPLGKGFLTGKMDAQTRFDKGDFRNILPRFTPEALGANQALVELLGKVAARKKATAAQVALAWLLAQKPWIVPIPGTTKLSRLEENNGAAGIDLSADELREIETAASSIAVHGARYPEHLERRTGL
- a CDS encoding dienelactone hydrolase family protein, translated to MTLSNETTADDPLDDFERRDITLQDQQKAVHVTGSGPAVIVLAEMPGISPHVARFARWVRDAGFTVYMPSLFGRDGAYPLAGEGRAVLQRACVSAEFRAFAANGSSPVTQWLRALASLAHQECGGPGVGAIGMCFTGNFALTLMLERAMLAPVLCQPSLPLNDPGAIQLSQDEASAVRERLERDDLTVLAYRFEGDRFCTAQRFQAYAAALGDRFVPRVLPSSAANPTPPPFFAEVIGSPHSVVTAHLIDAAGEPTLAARDEILAFFARRLRA